tttattttctcggaCGTGTTCAAAACCACCGAGGGAGGTCgaatcatctttttcttctattagatgaaaatttatattttttttctgggggtGGAAGAGGGGCACTGTTTTCTCGACGGGCGGCCTCTaggaataaaaaagtttttcttttctttctgacCGTGTCGTAATATAATTCGTGTTTCTCTTCCCCCCCGCTTGCCCTCCATCCGGCCACCACCGCAgtctcaaatgaaaaatgtttttttctttttatcatccctggacaaaagaaaaatgcaatttaatcatttccgtcttttttatttaaaaaaaaatccaacaggtGACCAGCGAAAGTACCGGACGGCGTACGCGTGCGAGGGGTCCATGTTGACGCTGTCGTGCAGCGAAAACAACGAAGTGATCAACCTCCTGCGCGCCAACTACGGCCGCTTCTCCATCACCATCTGCAACGAGCACGGAGACACGGACTGGTCCGTCAACTGCATGTCGCATCGCTCCCTTCGCGCCCTCCACTCAAAGTGAGTCCTACCTTCTTCTAACAAACGGATgccttttaaaaagataaaaataagaagaaggagaagaaccGTGaccaaaaaatcagaaaatgtaTAAGAAACCGGTTCTTTTGTTCGCTGGTTCTCCAGGAGAAGGTCGAAgaacttttaactttttcttcttcttcttctttccatttgcCCCCAGAGGCGAATGGAAGACTCAGAAAAAGAGAGGATGATGATAACAATCTGAAAGAAGAAGgggagaaagaaggaaaaggtgcaaagccttttattttcttggcaCGGCAGCCAGATCTAATCACGGCCGGCATTGtgtgttatttatttctaaaccttttatttaacattttctcttttttttattattttttttttctctcgtgtgATTATGCACAGATGCAATCAGCAGACTAATTGCAGCATTCTGGCCAGCACCAACGTCTTTGGAGATCCGTGCCCAGGCACGCTCAAGTACCTCGAAGCCCACTATCAATGCGTTCCaggtatgttgttgttgttgttgctgttgttgttgtattacATCGGGGCACTACAGACACGGACAATACGCCAATTTGGACACAAAGAGTCAATCGACTTTTCTTTTGGCCGGGCGTAGGTGTTTTGTAGAGGCACGCAGATTAATGAGTCAATGAATGCAACTttaatgaattcattttttcttttggaaacaATAGCGACGCCCACGTCGTCGACGGCCAGGCCCAGACCTCCTTGGTTCTCGTCGGTCGGCCCGTCCATTTGGAACACGCTGGGACTGCAGAACGCGTCGATTTCCACCACGACGACCACGCCCAATCCGGCCGCGACGTCGACGCTGGCCGAACAAGTCGACAGCGTCGCCAACCACTCGACCGCGTCCGTTTCGTCTGCTTCGACGACGGCCGGCATTTCTGAACATTCAAACGGAACGTCGACAACGGCGACGTCCAGCTCGACGACGGCCAAATCTttgacgacgacaacgacgacgacgacgcctcTGCCCAATTTGCTGGTGGAGTTGACGGAAGTGACGGTGCTGGTCCCGGATTTCCCTGGACGTCGCCCCCAATCCTCTTCGTCGTCTTCCACTCCGCTGCCGCCCAGCACGTCAACTTTCGTCTCGGTCGGCCTCGACGACCAGGATCAGGATCTCATTGGATTGGACGACATGGTCGTCGACCAGGACCCCATCCAGGATCAAAATGGCGATCTGCTCACCACGCCCGGCTCCAGCACCACCGGTAAgttcatccatccatccaaccactactattactactactactaccccgaGGAGCCAGTTTTTCGTGACTAGAGGGCGTGTTGCGCACTCAGTCGACCTATTACGATTCTATTCTGATTAGTTGCCTCCCCATTTGTggatgggcaaaaaaaaaagcaccgCCACCTTTAAAGCTGGTCCAGcttcgttttattttcttctttttttctttaatggcGGCGCGCGAGtagatgataataataattgcatttcgcccagagagagagagagtcttttGATTCATTCGACGGCCCaggcaccccccccccccccccaattctCTCGAACCATATTGGGTCTGATgcgcattttcccttttttctttatttttattttaactctctcttctttcttatttgtGTTCGAATGCGCCAGTGTGTCCGGCTGATGTcagacacacagaaaaaataaaaaaaaggaatagggGCGgcaaagggaaataaaaaaagaagaacgtgTCACGGTTCATGGCGATGGCGTGAATAGAATCGGTCGGAtggagggaagaagaagatggaagaaaaaaaagggaaaatgggcGACACAGACAGCCTCCAGTTATGAACCTacacacaagaaaataaataaataaaaagatggaagtctgagagagaagaaagaaaacgtcgCTCGTTTCCTctagccagagagagagacacacgcACAATGCCACCTCgttcataaaaatgtttttttttcttattttttaaaaataaaataaaataaatttttgggaAAGGATGAACAACTTGATTTtcacatttctatttttttctgtttgtgttcaattttttaaaaaaatttattatttttacagcTGCCAGTAGTTCGAGACCGAAGGGCTCCTCCTCTTCGCTGGACACTAACGGCGGGCACAAATCACTGCGGCCACCTGGCGGCGTTGATCACACCCTCTACTGCCAGCCGGCCGTCACCCGCGGACTCTACTGGAACTGGACCCGCAGCGGCGACCATGTGGTGCAGCCGTGCCCAGGAGGTGCCACGGGTTACGCCAGGTGGTTCTGCTCCTCAGCGTCGGGTTCCATCAATGGATCACCTGCCGCCTGGTACCCGTCGTCGCCGGACCTGAGCGAATGCAAGTCCGTCTGGTTGACGTCGCTCGACTCGCGCATCGGCGAGGGCGACTCGATCAtttccatcgccaacgacctGGCCCAGGTGACGCACTCCAAGACCCTCTACGGCGGAGACATGATGGCCGCCGCCCGGCTCCTCCGTCAAATGGCTATCAAGATGGCGGCCGACCTGCAGGCCTTTCCCGACTGGCGTCAGCGTGAGGCCATCGTCACGGAATTGGTTCAGAGCGTCGTCCGGGCCGGTTCCAGCTTGCTGGGCTCTGCTCAGTCACTGGCTTGGAGAGATCTGGGTCTGACGACGCCTCCGGCTGCCATTCCGGCTCCGGCCACTTATTCCGCCACTTCCGGCGATGCGGATGAATCGTCCCCGTCGTCTGGTTCGGCTGGTTCGGCTGATCCGCATTACTACGCCACTCAGCAAAGGGATCAGCACGCCCGGACGACTGCGACGGCCCTGCTGACTGGGCTGGAGGAGAACGCCTTCCTGCTGGCCAACACCATCTCGCGGCAGAAATCGGTTTTCCAGTCGTTTGACAACATCCTCATGTCGGTCAGGGTCCTGGACATGCGCAACATCAACGAACTGTCGTTCCCATCGGCCGAGGAGCTCCAGGTCTGGAAGTCGAAGGAGGACTGGATCACCCTGCCGGCCGAGGCCCTGCTGGAGAACAGTGACAATGGACTGGTGCGCGTCGTTCTCTTCGCCTACGAGCACATGGAGGACATTCTCAGCCCGGCCAGCATGAatcaccaacagcagcatcaTCATTCGTCGCAGCAGCACCGCGACCAGCCGGCCGTGACGGGCGGTTCCGTTTCGTCTCCCAACCGACAGCagatccaacaacaacaacaacaacaacagcagcagtttgGCCACTTCGTTGAGAATGCCACTCGCATCGTCAACTCTCGGGTGATTTCCGCCTCGCTGGGCAAGGGCCGTCACATCCAGCTGCCTCAGCCGGTGACGATCCGCTTCCAGCATCTGAGACAGGACAACGTGTCGAACCCGACGTGCGTCTTTTGGGACTACACGGTCAGCGGATGGTCGGACGAAGGCTGCCGAGTGCTGGCCACCAACCGGACTCACACGCAGTGCCGCTGCGATCACCTGACCAATTTCGCCGTCCTGATGGACCTGCACTCGACTCCGCTGACTTCGCTGCACCAACGGGCCCTGGCCACCATCACCTACATTGGCTGCGGCGTGTCGATCGTCTGCCTGGCCCTGGCCGTCGCCATCTTCACCCTGTGCCACCGCCAGTTGAAATCGGACCGCAACACGATCCACAAGAACCTCTGCCTCTGCCTGCTGCTGGCCGAGATCGTTTTTCTGTCCGGCATCAACGCCACACACGACCGGATCGTCTGCGGCCTGGTGGCCGGCCTGctccactttttctttctctgcgCCTTCATGTGGATGCTGCTGGAAGGCTTCCAGCTCTACGTCATGCTGCTGGAAGTGTTCGAGTCTGAAAAGTCGCGCGTCAAGTGGTACTACCTGTGCGGCTACGGCGTGCCCGTCCTGATCGTGGCCGTCTCGTCCATCGTCGACCCCTTCAGCTACGGCACTCCCGACTTTTGTTGGCTCAGAGCCGACAATTACTTCATCTTTAGCTTTGTCGGCCCCGTCATTCTCATCCTAGCCGTAAGTCAAATTTACTTCTACCTTGATTGAACAACTTTtaattaacttttttatttcatctcaGGCCAATTTCATCTTTTTGGGACTGGCCATTTGGGTCATGTATCGCCACCAGACCACGTCGGCTGTCATGAAGAGTAAAGAGCAATCGCGTTTGACTAATGCCAAGTAAGGGTCGCCCATCCTCCTCCTATTGTCCAGCTCTTTaacgtcaaatttattttcaaacttttccaactttttatcTGGGTTGAAAAACGTCactcattttatttcttttaatttgatttctgtCCACCCCCCCGCAGGGTCTGGATTCGTGGCTCGTTCATCTTGGTGTTCCTCTTGGGCTTGACGTGGACGTTTGGTCTGCTCTACTTGAGCGAGTCGACGGTGGCCATGGCCTACGTTTTCACGATCCTCAACAGCTTCCAgggcttcttcatcttcttcttgcacTGCTTCCAAGACGAGCAGGTGCGCAAGGACGTCTACAAGGCCCTACACCGACACGGATGTCTGCCCACCAGCTGCCTGTCGGGTGCTGGcggctcgtcgtcgtcggccagCGCGTCGGGCACGTCGCCCAGCGCCGGAGGCAAAGACAATCAAACCATTTTCTACGGGTCGTCGGGTGCCACTTCGGCCGGCGCCACTCTGACTGCCGGCGACGCTCTCACCACAGCCACCGtaagtttttttaacaaatttgatttgacagatggatggatggatggatggatgattaacgtgtttttttctttttctacgaTGGATGCGCAGTACATGCCACAACCGTGGAGGGGACCAACCGACGTGACTTTGGTCACGCCCCagatcagcaacaacaacagcagcatgcGGCTCAACAACACTAAAAACAGCCAATTGCGATCCAGCGCCCGCACCCTGAAGCAGCAGCCCATCATTAACTCGCCCCACGAACTTGaggtaaatttatttttaaatttaacttgaattcatttaaaattaacgGTGGTTTTATTCATTTAGAATGGCTCGTACAAGTCTTATGGACGTGATTCCGGAAATGGAAGCTCCGAGCAAGACGACTCTTCGCCCCGTCAGCAGCAACTTCGCGCCCAGCAGCCGTTGGTCCAGCAGcaagtccagcagcagcagcaacaacaattgctccagcaacaacaacagcagcagcagcaacaacaacagcaacaacaacaacaggccaACGGAAGTATGAACCGACCGCGAGGCAACAACTACCCTCATCCAGTTCCCAATCCAGCCCTGGCTGAAGGCGCCGCCATGGACGCCCAGCTGATCGCCCAGTTCCGCGACAACACCCGGACGTCTCCACTGCGACtgggccaccaccaccagcagcacctGAGGGGCTCCAACAAGCGCAGCCGCTCGGCCTCGCCCTGGAACCACACTTACATGGAGATTGACCTGAGACGGCCCGGAGGAGCCCGCAAAACGCTGACGGAAGAGACGGAAGAGGAGGAAAACGGAATGGTGTCCGATCCGGTTTACGAGGAAATCGAGCGCAACGCCGGATGCGGCGGTGGCGACCTCTGCCCCTGCAGCAACAACCAACAGCACCAGCTGCAGCGCGGGCCGGCCGTCTTGCACTACCAGCAGGCGTCCGATTTGAGCGACGAGGACCGTCGCCAGAACAGCAGTGACGTCAGCCGCCAGTCGTCGCGCTCTTACGGCGACAGCCGGCCGTTGATTCCGCTccagcagcaccagcaccaccacaaccacggccaccaccaccaccagctgaGCAGCCAGAGCCAGCCGGGCGGTGGTACCCACGACCTCCTGACGACCATCAGCTGCGCCTTCAACTCGCCGCACCTGAGGACCAAGCACAGGCATCCGAGCCTGACCCAGTTTGACATTGCCGCTCAACATTCGCATCCGCCGCCCATCCACATGGGCTTTGAGGGAGCTCCGCACTTTGACGCCGACCGCTACAGCCAGCGCCCGCCACCTCCTCACTCGAACGGCGGCCCTCTGTACCCGTACGAGCAGGAGACTGGACTGACGGCCCTCAGTTTGATGAACGGCGAGCGCATTTTCGTGGCCAGCGGGGCCGTCCTGGAACAGCAGCGCAGTCCCGCCATCCAGCAGAGGCCGACCATTCCTTTCACCGAGTGCTGAACGACAACACAagtgaaccaaaaaaaaaaaaacattcgaagaagaaacaaaatttaatttttcgtgTGGAGGAGCAAAAGGAGTTGTTGAGGATTGAATGATTGGAGGATTTTTTGCCATGACCAGAGATGATTCccccggaaaagaaaaaatttctcaTCATGTGATATATACTTTGCGCATGTAAATAATCAGAGGCAAAGAGgagaatttcctttttctgtcatctttttttaatttctttaaattgaaaaagatgaagaaagaaaaggaaaaattaaaaataatgaaagtaaaagagagaagatttatatatttaaacaAGCGTGTCATCATCGttgtacccccccccccccccactgaaTGTGTCCTGAGTTGATCGACGTGTTTTTTTAGTCaaattatatattatatatacaacACAAAACAGATATATCATCCTCTCCCTCGTCTCCTATAATCCTCTCGCTCCCAATccaattgacttgattattGCGTGTTATAATTGTGTCTGATGGCCCACCTCGATTCTCTCCCTCCCTCCATTTACTCcgtgaatttaaaaaacaaaattgtcaatgaagaaaaacaaatcatatttaactaaaaatcatttaactaagaaaaaagacgaccctcctcctttttcacccaccaccaccccccgCCCCACtcaacagcaaaaaaaaaaacttgtaattTGTTTTCGTGTATAATGTCGATTGCGACGTGCCTGTGTGTCTCTATGTTTTCGGTGGCGCTACTCGGCTTTGATATAAAAATATggcggacattttttttttctgtttgtttgtttgtttttctccccccctttttgttctttttgtaCAAAGTTCAACAAAAATTCCTgataatttgtttctttttgtgtttggACAAATACACAACTTGGTCTGAACTGTTACtgccggttttctcatttttcagtCACGAATTTTTGAAGGGAGACCGTTTGGAAGTCGATTGGCGGATACAATGGCCGAAACGGGAAAATGACGAGACGAAATATCGGGACCAAAGTACCGGCAATCAAAGGGAGAGAGTTGAGATTCTTTTGGCAGGTATAAAACAAGACTTAGCGGGGGGTTTATTGTCTGTACTATAGAGATGATGAACTTTTTATTTGGCCCCCAAGAAaagcccaaaaaagaaattgatctgcgtgacaagtttgacaacGTCTAGATGCCCCGATGCGCAACGAAGTTGGTGAACAACAAAGTGCTGAAACGTTCCAGTTTCGAGTTTCAAATAAAAGGAGAATTGGGGTTCGTTCACGGATATTTGGCCAACCAGCGCTAATACGCAGAACCGGTGACAAAAAATGTTGTGCAGCCAAGGTAATCGcctaaatatttaaaagactGGATcccgaaaaacaaattcagagtTTGATGCGATTCATTAAATCCTTGAGAATCGTCAATTAAGCCGTCTTGATTAAACTAGTTTGCTTTATGGATGTctaaagttgatttttttaaataacactgCGAGCTTTTgggtaattttcttttataggccttttgaaaaaaaaattttcgttatTCCAATATTCCCATGTCAACGTAGCAATATTGtgttgatttaaaatttttcagaatGCAGATTGATTAATCTCGTCATTGGTGAAATTTGGTGaaattttaataacaaataagacAAGGATtaccatttaaaaattatggaTTAAGCGACTATcattattacatttttaaattataaatatgACAAGAGGAGTTGGGTGAATTGATTAAGACGCAGCGTCACACAGTAATTAGGTGCGCCTTGTGACGAGGGGTTCGATGTTCGAATCTCCTAGTGAGCAGCATTGGTTGCTCACACACCCGCTCTGGCGCCACTGTAATGTCACAAATCTAGTGAATCCAGGCATTGTGTTCTCGCCTCCCGAGTGATGACCTCTGGTGAGTTCTCATTGAACCTAGATTCCCAATTGGTAATCAGGCGCTTCAGAAATTCAGTACCTGAAGAGATGCTTGATCTAAAGTCAAGCTAGAGTGACATTCTTTTTTGGGTAAAAACTATTTGCATTTCCTTCTCCAAATCttttactttcttttaattttgaatgtaTCGTCCAAGAAGCTGTTGACTTGGTATATACACATACACGAAactttaagaagaagaagaaaaaaaggaaatagtaATAATACGGGGAGCGTTTCGTTCCTACCTTTCGATCGTGCAAACGATCATCATTATCAACCCAAAAACACTTTATACCCACGAAAGGGTGAACTTTACACACGTATtcacttttcaaatttacaaTTTGGAATAACGAAGAATTATCAAGAATAAATAGCAAACTTACCTTATCAAACTGTATGTTAGTTACTGCAATTCAATTCGGAGAAAATCCAATTACAAATAGATCAAATTTTGCACTGTACATCTAGACGACATCGACGATCACGATACACGAGACACGACCGAAATGCCAAAAATTTGACGTCTGcaaaattttggaattttttcggataaagaaaaataaatgacgcTCGAATCACGCACGTAAAATGATTATGCAAGAGCAAGGTTATTTTTCACAGTTCAAAATTATACCAAAATGTCAATTATTCGTGATTAATTAATTAGACACTCAAGAATCAAATTAATTCCTAGCCATCCACCatatattttctaaaaaactaattttcgtGTAAGTTGAcgattattaatttattatgcGAATTTCAgataatcaacaaaaaaagttaaattgacgccacaatttcctcttccaacatgaaacccgtgaaatgggtgtaGTGGGTATATAATGTCCATGGATAGGGGGGATATTGACTAGTCCCATAATCATATAAAGACGCTCCTGATGTCATGTATTCAATCTGTACCCAAACTTGATCGCCTTTTATCAAGTTCATGGTCGACTGGAGAGACAATGGACTTTGATTGTATGAGACAACAGCGGATGAAACTCGAAAATTGTTTAAGTAAAGGCCAACTTGGAAATAACAGCTAGTAGAACTAGAAGAACAACTTAACACTcccgtgaaagagaaaaaataaattcccctTCTCGGTGCCGTGAAATTTCCCGAATTCAAGTCCATGGCATTTCCTTCGTTCACCTGAGCCGAATGGAACGGAATTTTTCCAATTGTGGTGAATGAAGAATTCCGTTGGACGTAGAAATAGACGGGCGCTGATTTGACGTCAGTGTAGCCGATCCATTTCTGAAATCCTATTgcagaaattaaaagaattaaataatcaatagtacgaaatttgaattgaatagtTAAATTTCATCCTACTAACCCGCATCATCAGGAAGTTTAGTGAAATCGCAGTAAACAGATTCCATCATTTTAGTTCCCATGACTGAGTAAAATCCATTCAACCTGTGACCAATCTGCCAAAGATCCTCACACGACGTGGGCAGTCCGGCGATAGAAGTTCCACTGCACACGAACCGTCCCAACGTGTGGATACCAGACGAAGTTTCCAGTAGAGTTCGACCAAAATTCAGACGATTGACGGGCAGAACATTTTTGTCCGTGATAACACCTGCAGTACACAAATATTAGTTAAATGAATTATTAAAGAAAGCATTTTCTCGTAAAGGTATACCGTCatcaaataattgaattggTGAAATGGTGTCGCAGTTACATTTCACCACAGAATCGACGCAATTTCCATCGATTCCGCACTGGCAAGTGTGATCTCCGTCCGTGTTATTTCCGGCCCAGAAATATCGCGCATTTCCGTCCCTGTCGTTCCACCAGGCATAGGCGATGCTATTTAACTCAAACGGGGTGTAGTAGCAATCGTACTAAAAACCAAATTCCAATAAACTGAAGAaacttaaataaatttatcatATGGTACTGACTTTAATTGACTGATGGCATTCGCCTGATAGTTCGGCCAAGGCTTTCATTTGTCTGATGGACGCGTTGTAACTGATGGATCGTGAATAACATCCAGGATCGGAGCAGTGACCCACGTCGATGGCAGATTCACTGTCATGTAGAATTGAAGTGGATcctattcattaaaaataaattaataattatctaatttttaaaaaagaggttTCAGATTTGATTACATACCCGATGTCATGTCGCAGTAAACTGAAATTGATTCATCTCCTCCTTCTCCATCCCCGTCCGGATCGATCCAGTACATTCCGGATGGAAGTGTCGGATCAGCTGCTCGGAGTTCTCGACATGTCCTAGGTATTTCGCTCATTTTTCCAGTTGATCGAATCGCAGTTTGTCGATTATTTAGAAACAATTTCGAAACATCTGCTGAAATTGGAAGTTCAGTCGTTTGCAACAGGAAAGTTAAAATCTTTTCTTGCTCTTGGACTTTAGTTTCCAGTTGAACATTTTTGGCTTCTAGTTGTACCACTGTCAGTGTCAAATCTTGTCTTAGTTTATTCTgtcaatgaaaatgaatttgaattatgcAGTAGAATATAACTAACAAAGGATATGAagatgataaaataaaatgaaacttaCAATTTGTTCGATTTGAGTCTCCAGATGTGTCACCttttcttcaaaatgaatCACTTTGGCGTTCAGTTTAGTTTCCAATTCTTGCCATTTGTCTTCCAACGAAAGAGCGGCGACCAAAGAATTAGTCGCCAGAACGAATAAAAATCCGACCAAAAAACGTTCCATTTTCACTCTTTTCTTTGTAATCCAATTGAGATGTGTGTTATAACTAACGTTAAACAACGCAATTTGACGGAGCTCCTTTATATTcctgtttttgtgctgtggttTTATCACGAGATCTTATCAACTGTCTATTATTATCCTAAAAAGAGTCTAGCAAGGTAACAATTAACAACCGAGACTTTTTGTTTGTGCAAATGTTTGCTTAATAGAGACAAACGGTAATCAACGAGATGATAAGTTAAGTTGAGTTTATGTTCCCTAAAACAACCCGTTTCTCTCGTCAAGCAaaaacgaaatcattttcttttaatacaTTTTCACGTCTACATTATTTCAGTTTAGATTTTACTTCAATTTTAATTGAGTATTTGTTAACACAGAAACAATTTGTTCAAAGAAATTCCCACTCATTAATAATGTATTGCGATCACTAGACGATCAATTTACACATTTCAATACAAAATCTCAAAGGGACGAcgcaatttcctcctccatcaTGAACCCCGTAAAATGGTTGAAGTGTATACTGTTTCAGCCAAAAACGATCCTGATGCTATGGCAACAATCCCCGCCCAAACTTGATCCCCTTTCTTCAAATTCAGCGTCGACTGGATGGTCAACGGACTAAAATATTGAATAGCTGCGATGTTTTCATCTGCAGTATAACCCACCCCGGAATAGACCCCGTTCAAATAAAATCCAACACCTAACAAGAGATTATATGGCGG
The sequence above is drawn from the Daphnia pulicaria isolate SC F1-1A chromosome 1, SC_F0-13Bv2, whole genome shotgun sequence genome and encodes:
- the LOC124314163 gene encoding adhesion G protein-coupled receptor L3-like — translated: MALLSRSRSWWFSSSSSTSSSSILLFVWTLIVSFCLAAQARAPAGDQRKYRTAYACEGSMLTLSCSENNEVINLLRANYGRFSITICNEHGDTDWSVNCMSHRSLRALHSKCNQQTNCSILASTNVFGDPCPGTLKYLEAHYQCVPATPTSSTARPRPPWFSSVGPSIWNTLGLQNASISTTTTTPNPAATSTLAEQVDSVANHSTASVSSASTTAGISEHSNGTSTTATSSSTTAKSLTTTTTTTTPLPNLLVELTEVTVLVPDFPGRRPQSSSSSSTPLPPSTSTFVSVGLDDQDQDLIGLDDMVVDQDPIQDQNGDLLTTPGSSTTAASSSRPKGSSSSLDTNGGHKSLRPPGGVDHTLYCQPAVTRGLYWNWTRSGDHVVQPCPGGATGYARWFCSSASGSINGSPAAWYPSSPDLSECKSVWLTSLDSRIGEGDSIISIANDLAQVTHSKTLYGGDMMAAARLLRQMAIKMAADLQAFPDWRQREAIVTELVQSVVRAGSSLLGSAQSLAWRDLGLTTPPAAIPAPATYSATSGDADESSPSSGSAGSADPHYYATQQRDQHARTTATALLTGLEENAFLLANTISRQKSVFQSFDNILMSVRVLDMRNINELSFPSAEELQVWKSKEDWITLPAEALLENSDNGLVRVVLFAYEHMEDILSPASMNHQQQHHHSSQQHRDQPAVTGGSVSSPNRQQIQQQQQQQQQQFGHFVENATRIVNSRVISASLGKGRHIQLPQPVTIRFQHLRQDNVSNPTCVFWDYTVSGWSDEGCRVLATNRTHTQCRCDHLTNFAVLMDLHSTPLTSLHQRALATITYIGCGVSIVCLALAVAIFTLCHRQLKSDRNTIHKNLCLCLLLAEIVFLSGINATHDRIVCGLVAGLLHFFFLCAFMWMLLEGFQLYVMLLEVFESEKSRVKWYYLCGYGVPVLIVAVSSIVDPFSYGTPDFCWLRADNYFIFSFVGPVILILAANFIFLGLAIWVMYRHQTTSAVMKSKEQSRLTNAKVWIRGSFILVFLLGLTWTFGLLYLSESTVAMAYVFTILNSFQGFFIFFLHCFQDEQVRKDVYKALHRHGCLPTSCLSGAGGSSSSASASGTSPSAGGKDNQTIFYGSSGATSAGATLTAGDALTTATYMPQPWRGPTDVTLVTPQISNNNSSMRLNNTKNSQLRSSARTLKQQPIINSPHELENGSYKSYGRDSGNGSSEQDDSSPRQQQLRAQQPLVQQQVQQQQQQQLLQQQQQQQQQQQQQQQQQANGSMNRPRGNNYPHPVPNPALAEGAAMDAQLIAQFRDNTRTSPLRLGHHHQQHLRGSNKRSRSASPWNHTYMEIDLRRPGGARKTLTEETEEEENGMVSDPVYEEIERNAGCGGGDLCPCSNNQQHQLQRGPAVLHYQQASDLSDEDRRQNSSDVSRQSSRSYGDSRPLIPLQQHQHHHNHGHHHHQLSSQSQPGGGTHDLLTTISCAFNSPHLRTKHRHPSLTQFDIAAQHSHPPPIHMGFEGAPHFDADRYSQRPPPPHSNGGPLYPYEQETGLTALSLMNGERIFVASGAVLEQQRSPAIQQRPTIPFTEC
- the LOC124315182 gene encoding uncharacterized protein LOC124315182, encoding MERFLVGFLFVLATNSLVAALSLEDKWQELETKLNAKVIHFEEKVTHLETQIEQINKLRQDLTLTVVQLEAKNVQLETKVQEQEKILTFLLQTTELPISADVSKLFLNNRQTAIRSTGKMSEIPRTCRELRAADPTLPSGMYWIDPDGDGEGGDESISVYCDMTSGSTSILHDSESAIDVGHCSDPGCYSRSISYNASIRQMKALAELSGECHQSIKYDCYYTPFELNSIAYAWWNDRDGNARYFWAGNNTDGDHTCQCGIDGNCVDSVVKCNCDTISPIQLFDDGVITDKNVLPVNRLNFGRTLLETSSGIHTLGRFVCSGTSIAGLPTSCEDLWQIGHRLNGFYSVMGTKMMESVYCDFTKLPDDAGFQKWIGYTDVKSAPVYFYVQRNSSFTTIGKIPFHSAQVNEGNAMDLNSGNFTAPRRGIYFFSFTGVLSCSSSSTSCYFQVGLYLNNFRVSSAVVSYNQSPLSLQSTMNLIKGDQVWVQIEYMTSGASLYDYGTSQYPPYPWTLYTHYTHFTGFMLEEEIVASI